The following is a genomic window from Candidatus Omnitrophota bacterium.
CTCCTACACCTATGACGCCCTCTCCAGACGCACCCGGCTTGACTACCTCAACAATACCTACTCGCTCTATGACTATGACCCAGCCAGCCGCCTGACAACGCTTACCAATGTCTCTAACTCTATACCTAACCCCTACTCCTACACCTATGATAACGCGGGCAACAGGACGTCATTGCGAGGAGCCGAAGGCGACGAAGCAACCTACACCTATGACAAGACCTACCAGCTCACAGCCGTCAACTACCCTGACGGCTTTGCCTTCTTTGACACTGCCTACGACTATGATGAGATAGGCAACCGCACGACAAACTACACCTCAAACTCCCTCAACCAATATACCAAGGCAGGTACAACCAACCTCGCCTACGACAGCAACGGCAACCTCACCAATGACGGCAGCTTCACCTACGCCTATGACTACGAGAACCGGCTGGTGAGCGCCTCGTCATTGCGAGGGAGCGAAGCGACCGAAGCAATCTACGCCTACGACCCCTTCGGCAGGCGCACCTCAAAGTCATTGCGAGGAGCCGAAGGCGACGAAGCAATCTCCTACATCTACGATGGCGACCAGATCATCGCGGAATACGACGCAAGCAACAATCTCATCGCTAAATATATCTATGGTACGGGTATAGATGAACCCATTCTTATGCAAAGGGGGGAGAATGCTTATTACTACCACTTTGACGGCCTGGGAAGCGTAGTAAACCTCACCGACTCTTCCGGCTCAAAGGTTGAAAGCTACACCTACGATGCCTACGGTAATCCCATTATCCACGATCCATCATCCAATATCCTTCTTCAATCCTCCGTTGGTAATCGCTACATGTTCACAGGAAGAGAATATGATGATGAGACGGGGCTGTATTACTACAGGGCGAGGCATTATTCGCCGATGATTGGGAGATTCTTGCAGAGGGACTCTTGGCCAGGAATACCAGAAGATCCCGGTTCACTCGTTAATAAATATACCTACTGCTCCAACAATCCCATAAATTGGATAGATCCTTATGGGTGGGATAAACAGAAGAAGGATCAACCATGGTGGATTGTAGTTGGAGGTATTACAGTAGCTACACCTATTCAAGGGGATGAAGCAATCTTTTGGACAGGAGTAGGTATAGTTGCAATAGGTAGTTATGCTGTTCATCAGTTTAGTAAATATCACGCAAAAGGTCCGTTATGGAATGCTCCAGGTATGCCAGGGTGGAATTTAAGGCAATATGAAGAACGACAACCAGGAGCTTTCAAGCCACCGCCAAATTTTAAGAATTGGAAAGATAGAATTATATGGGCAGCTGGTTTACTCGCTAAATTATTTAATAATTTCAGAGGAGGCAGATGATAAAAAATAAATTACTTTTTCATATGATACCAATAGAAGATAGAACTAATAAAGGTTATAAGAATTTAGTTGAAAATATTTTAAAACATGCTTTCTATTTTATTCCAGCAGAAGATTTGGAGGGAATAGAAAAAATAATACTTTTAGATGAATGCCAAGATCGAGAGTTTAAATGGGCGGGTGGATTTTATTATGCCTATGAAGAAAAGGATGCTATTATAGAACTGTATCCTCCAAAAATAATAGATGCAAAACCATTTTTTGTTCCAACATCAAAATTCTTTAATAGTTACTCAATCACTAAGATGTTTTTGCATGAATTGGGACACCATAAATTCGGAAATGTGCAGGAACGAGAATTCAAAGCTCAAGAATACATGGTGTTATATATTAAGAAAATATATGGCAATTGGATTTATTTTTTTGATTTTTTAGCTAGACTAGATAATTTTTTACGTAAGTTTCTCAAAACCTTCAACAAAAAAGCAATGTAGTATAACGAAAAAACGCCAACGAAGCTTTACATAACTAGCAATACATAATGGGCATAACGGGGACGGTTCTCTTTATCATAACCTTAACTATCATAATCACTTACAACACCTACTTTATAAATTTTAAGATTTCTTGCAAGTAAACGCCTCATTTTTGCGTCTATTATAGTAGAAGGGCAGAAAGGGGGCGTTTTTATGCCACGAGACAGAAGGCACATACCAGAGGCAGGTTTCCTGCACGTTATATCCAGAGGCAACAACAGAAGGAAGATATTTCGGTATGAGAGAGATTTAGAGGCGTATTATTCAATTCTTCTTCAAAGCAAAGCAGAAGACAGAATCAACATCTCTCATTATTGCCTGATGAGCAATCATATACACTTGATACTGGAGGTAAACGAAGCAAGCAACCTTTCCAGGTTCATGAAGCGGGTAAACCTGAGGTACGTCTACTATTACAGAAGAAAGTATGCCTACTGCGGCCATCTCTGGCAGGACAGGTTCAAGGCAAAGACTATAGACAATGAGGAATACCTTATTCAATGCGGCAAATACATAGAGCTGAATCCTGTTAGAGCGGGCATAGTCAAGAGACCTGAAGAATATCGGTTTTCCAGTTACCTCCACTATGCTTATGGAGCTGAGGATGTATTGATACAAGATAATCCTTTCTACTCTGAATTGGGAGAGAGCCAAGAGCGAAGGCAAACAATTTACAGAGATATGATTATAGAAGAGATGATAGAGAAGGGCCTAAGACAGGAAAAAATAATTGAGCACTCAGAACTTATTGCGGTATAATAGATAACAGCAAGGAGAACCGTCCCCCCCCGCCTCACGCGCACCATCCCTTATGAAGTCGTCTGCCAGGTAGGCAGGCGCGTCCCGCGCGTATACAAATAATATTTACAGAGTATCCTGGAATTTGAACAGGGCGATATAAAGGAAGATGATGTTTGTCGTCCACGCGGCAAGAAGGGGGGGCAGCAGGCCGGATTTTCCCAGGGCGATGCTTACCGCGTC
Proteins encoded in this region:
- a CDS encoding transposase; amino-acid sequence: MPRDRRHIPEAGFLHVISRGNNRRKIFRYERDLEAYYSILLQSKAEDRINISHYCLMSNHIHLILEVNEASNLSRFMKRVNLRYVYYYRRKYAYCGHLWQDRFKAKTIDNEEYLIQCGKYIELNPVRAGIVKRPEEYRFSSYLHYAYGAEDVLIQDNPFYSELGESQERRQTIYRDMIIEEMIEKGLRQEKIIEHSELIAV